A genomic window from Haladaptatus caseinilyticus includes:
- a CDS encoding DUF309 domain-containing protein: MDDHTRDPTVGPPPTDRSPAGWLPQKGLWEHGTLRRAVIHGVRLFNSGEFHESHDCFEDEWYNYGSGTTESAFLHGMVQVAAGAYKHFDFEDDDGMRSLFRTSLQYLHGVPRDFYGVGVTDVRTRMTNALSDPTVLHGWKIPLDGAVPTASEEDFSYAEALD; this comes from the coding sequence ATGGATGACCACACGCGCGACCCGACTGTCGGCCCGCCGCCCACTGACCGGAGTCCCGCCGGATGGTTGCCCCAGAAGGGGCTCTGGGAACACGGGACGCTCCGCAGGGCAGTGATTCACGGCGTCCGTCTGTTCAATTCCGGGGAGTTCCACGAAAGCCACGACTGTTTCGAGGACGAGTGGTACAACTACGGCAGTGGAACCACGGAGAGCGCGTTTTTACATGGAATGGTGCAAGTCGCTGCAGGTGCGTACAAACACTTCGATTTCGAGGACGACGACGGCATGCGTTCGCTCTTTCGAACGTCACTTCAGTATCTTCACGGCGTCCCGCGGGATTTCTATGGAGTCGGCGTGACGGACGTTCGGACGAGAATGACGAACGCGCTGTCGGACCCAACCGTACTACACGGATGGAAGATCCCGCTCGATGGGGCGGTCCCGACGGCGAGCGAGGAGGATTTCAGCTATGCGGAGGCGCTCGATTAG
- a CDS encoding DUF7116 family protein: protein MAPVSTPPMKEAKSIFNNLGYEVIDDGDEFRARRKWREVRVTAYADSMSTPKHGELRCFVAWKENATRLSRQLRDSNLEYEWAVIAVLEGGDYEVARAPPSKIAV, encoded by the coding sequence ATGGCCCCTGTTAGCACACCACCCATGAAGGAGGCCAAGTCGATTTTCAACAACCTCGGTTACGAGGTCATTGATGATGGTGACGAATTCCGGGCCAGACGGAAGTGGCGAGAAGTACGGGTTACAGCATACGCGGACTCCATGAGCACGCCGAAACACGGCGAACTCCGGTGTTTCGTCGCGTGGAAAGAAAACGCAACACGTCTCAGTCGGCAGTTGCGCGATTCGAATTTGGAGTACGAATGGGCAGTCATCGCCGTTTTAGAGGGTGGCGATTATGAGGTCGCGAGAGCGCCACCCAGCAAAATAGCAGTGTAG
- a CDS encoding DUF5816 domain-containing protein, with translation MDETTTADDETVYIDRSEGTRGSNGPFFVVYRSPDGDRRYGYFCGNCETLDNAMDSMGRIECNQCGNLRKATEWDAAHE, from the coding sequence ATGGACGAAACGACGACAGCGGACGACGAAACCGTGTACATCGACCGCTCCGAAGGAACTCGCGGATCGAACGGACCGTTTTTCGTCGTCTATCGCTCCCCCGACGGTGATCGACGGTACGGGTACTTCTGCGGGAACTGCGAGACGCTGGACAACGCGATGGATTCGATGGGGCGTATCGAATGCAATCAGTGTGGTAACCTCCGGAAGGCGACCGAGTGGGACGCTGCGCACGAATAG
- a CDS encoding bifunctional metallophosphatase/5'-nucleotidase, with protein MALRLLHYSDLENAYDDSDHIGRLAGCIDALRDDTTLVVGTGDNTAPGTLSLVTEGKQALDFFDAVEPDFDTFGNHDFDYGVERTRELVRNSPQTWLTANIRESGARFAVDAGTASHVIRELGGKRVGIFGVTTPKTPTLNPNVTGLDFLDPLKAARNAVSTLRDLDADHIVALSHLGQGDRELATELDIDVILGGHVHSERVEQIDGTLVTRPGVNGRVLLEIELGAEPTVSRHRIVDAPRDDEITEAMRDAMLTTGLDTTVGTVETAIERTEATTFHGESRIGNFVADAYRWATDADIGLQNSGGIREGDSLVGDVTIADLVSVIPFQEDVAVAELSGAELFDVFRQAHDATIGFGEPDWWHAHISGAELVWNRAERDVESITVGGDTVREDATYTVATTEYLLYTNQEFPTLNEEHRVETGDIQYEVLADYAREFGIDPQIEGRITRQ; from the coding sequence ATGGCGCTCCGTCTCCTCCACTATTCGGATCTCGAAAACGCCTACGACGATTCCGACCATATCGGGCGACTCGCCGGCTGTATCGACGCTCTCCGCGACGATACGACGCTCGTCGTCGGAACCGGCGACAACACCGCACCGGGAACGCTTTCGCTCGTAACGGAGGGGAAGCAAGCGCTCGATTTCTTCGACGCCGTGGAACCCGACTTCGATACCTTTGGAAACCACGACTTCGACTACGGTGTCGAACGAACCCGCGAACTGGTTCGGAACTCACCGCAGACGTGGCTCACCGCGAACATCCGTGAAAGCGGTGCCCGATTCGCCGTCGATGCTGGAACCGCCTCGCACGTGATTCGTGAACTCGGCGGGAAACGAGTCGGCATCTTCGGCGTGACGACGCCAAAAACACCGACACTGAATCCGAACGTGACTGGCCTTGACTTTCTCGACCCGCTCAAAGCGGCCCGAAATGCCGTCTCCACACTCCGCGATTTGGATGCCGATCACATCGTTGCCCTCTCCCATCTCGGACAAGGTGACCGCGAACTCGCAACCGAACTCGATATCGACGTTATCCTCGGGGGCCACGTTCACTCCGAGCGAGTCGAACAGATCGACGGTACGCTCGTGACTCGCCCCGGTGTGAACGGTCGTGTCCTCCTCGAAATCGAACTCGGTGCCGAACCGACCGTCAGCCGCCACCGAATCGTGGACGCACCACGGGACGACGAAATCACGGAAGCGATGCGGGACGCGATGTTGACGACGGGACTCGACACGACCGTCGGCACCGTCGAAACCGCGATCGAGCGTACCGAGGCCACGACGTTTCACGGTGAAAGTCGCATCGGAAACTTCGTCGCGGACGCCTATCGCTGGGCGACCGACGCGGACATCGGCCTCCAGAACAGCGGCGGTATCCGCGAAGGCGATTCGTTGGTCGGCGACGTGACCATCGCCGACCTCGTGAGCGTCATCCCGTTCCAGGAGGACGTCGCCGTCGCGGAACTCTCGGGTGCGGAACTGTTCGACGTGTTCCGACAGGCTCACGATGCCACCATCGGGTTCGGCGAACCGGACTGGTGGCACGCACACATCAGCGGAGCGGAACTCGTCTGGAACCGGGCCGAACGGGATGTCGAATCGATAACCGTTGGGGGCGACACCGTCCGCGAAGACGCGACGTACACCGTCGCCACGACCGAGTATCTCCTGTACACTAACCAGGAATTTCCCACACTCAACGAGGAACATCGCGTCGAAACCGGCGACATACAATACGAAGTGTTGGCCGACTACGCCCGAGAGTTCGGCATCGACCCGCAAATCGAGGGACGCATCACTCGCCAGTAG
- a CDS encoding universal stress protein — protein MTRVLVPVRYPLSEHSRRTLSEAISIAEERGADLTILHINLYHRGGETTRTDLKRTVEKTFGRIKNARYVVRNGFLVEETILEEVAAARADVVVIGRKQMGRWRRAIRRLVDDPNIENFLREKIDCELITVD, from the coding sequence ATGACTCGCGTCCTCGTTCCGGTTCGGTATCCGCTTTCGGAGCACTCCCGTCGGACGCTCTCCGAAGCGATCAGTATCGCCGAGGAGCGCGGTGCGGACCTCACTATTCTCCACATCAATCTGTATCACCGCGGGGGCGAAACGACGCGAACCGACCTCAAACGAACCGTGGAGAAAACGTTTGGTCGCATCAAAAACGCACGTTACGTCGTCAGAAACGGGTTTTTGGTCGAGGAGACGATTCTCGAGGAGGTCGCCGCAGCGCGGGCCGACGTGGTCGTTATCGGTCGTAAACAGATGGGTCGCTGGCGTCGAGCGATTCGCCGACTGGTTGACGACCCGAACATCGAGAACTTCCTCCGGGAAAAGATCGACTGCGAACTGATTACGGTCGACTGA
- a CDS encoding mechanosensitive ion channel family protein, with amino-acid sequence MPTLEDRLAGFLHFLGGIGGWEVLGRGTGDPVIVTEIVLAVLYILLGWYVSQLVVGLIGRQVARRFRRPSITKTILRGIRGFVLFIAAAAAAAQLGFRMSNILVSVTVFSAVVGLVLAPIVGSVINGLFVLADQPYEIGDLIELVDNGAPDGGTRGYVEDITLRYTKIFTLQNTFLVIPNATMRERDVINYSAEDTRSRLSLKLQVTYEGNLDEARAIMERAARETPEVVAGGPDIRIGSARYPSDPVAQIRDYADHGVLLELRYWVKDPYNMMRVRSKILEQIWTEIEDADVEIAYPHSHLVFDDTSGTARVSVEPERTPHPVEFDER; translated from the coding sequence ATGCCGACGCTCGAAGACCGTCTCGCCGGCTTTCTCCACTTTCTCGGAGGAATCGGCGGTTGGGAGGTGCTGGGACGGGGAACGGGAGATCCCGTCATCGTCACCGAGATCGTCCTCGCAGTGCTGTACATCCTCCTCGGGTGGTACGTCTCGCAGTTGGTCGTCGGCCTCATCGGACGACAGGTCGCCCGTCGGTTCCGGAGACCGAGCATCACGAAGACGATTCTTCGGGGCATCCGTGGCTTCGTTTTGTTCATCGCCGCCGCGGCTGCGGCGGCACAGCTTGGATTCAGAATGTCGAACATCCTCGTGTCGGTGACCGTGTTCTCCGCCGTGGTTGGTCTCGTTCTCGCACCCATCGTCGGGAGCGTTATCAACGGGCTGTTCGTCTTAGCCGACCAACCCTACGAGATCGGTGACCTGATAGAGCTCGTCGATAACGGCGCGCCGGATGGCGGTACACGAGGATACGTCGAAGACATCACGTTACGATACACGAAGATTTTCACCCTCCAGAACACGTTTCTCGTCATCCCAAACGCGACGATGCGCGAGCGCGACGTCATTAACTACTCCGCGGAGGACACGCGCTCCCGGCTTTCGCTCAAACTGCAGGTCACATACGAGGGCAACCTCGATGAAGCGCGAGCGATCATGGAACGGGCGGCCCGCGAGACACCCGAGGTCGTCGCAGGCGGACCGGACATCCGAATCGGGAGTGCCCGGTACCCGAGCGACCCGGTGGCACAAATCAGGGACTACGCCGACCACGGCGTGCTCCTCGAACTACGATATTGGGTGAAGGACCCGTACAACATGATGCGCGTTCGGTCGAAGATTCTGGAGCAGATTTGGACGGAAATCGAGGACGCGGATGTGGAAATCGCCTACCCTCACTCGCATCTGGTGTTCGACGACACGAGTGGAACGGCACGTGTTTCGGTCGAACCGGAACGAACACCCCACCCGGTCGAATTCGACGAACGGTAA
- a CDS encoding proteasome assembly chaperone family protein yields the protein MSWESHPPSASFEINADEEPSVTLLAGFSEFGLAGLTAVEYLVEQLSLEQTGHITAEKLPTITPFENGQPRHHTRLFSRPDLDVTILVGELFVPVWAADSFADAILDWTGANGVEEIAVLSGVPVPHGPEEHRVFYIATEGYRRNRLDGIDVPGMGRGFLDGANATLVGRGIDSDLETGVFVTPVHARTPDVEAALRLIDAISDVYELAVDTGPLEAFADEVSEYYTELAARVEAANDADRPDDRMYM from the coding sequence ATGTCTTGGGAATCGCATCCGCCCAGCGCGTCGTTCGAAATCAACGCTGACGAAGAGCCGAGTGTAACCCTACTCGCCGGATTTTCGGAGTTCGGTCTCGCCGGACTGACCGCAGTCGAGTATCTCGTCGAACAGTTATCGCTCGAACAAACGGGTCATATTACCGCCGAGAAACTGCCCACCATCACCCCCTTCGAAAACGGCCAGCCACGCCATCACACGAGACTGTTCTCTCGGCCGGATCTCGACGTGACCATCCTCGTCGGCGAACTGTTCGTTCCCGTGTGGGCCGCGGATTCGTTCGCGGACGCGATTCTCGACTGGACGGGAGCGAACGGCGTCGAGGAAATCGCCGTCCTCTCCGGTGTGCCGGTGCCACACGGTCCCGAGGAACATCGCGTGTTCTACATCGCGACGGAGGGCTATCGAAGAAACCGACTCGACGGAATCGACGTCCCGGGAATGGGACGGGGATTCCTCGATGGGGCGAACGCTACCCTCGTCGGGCGTGGTATCGACTCCGACCTCGAAACCGGCGTGTTCGTCACCCCGGTTCACGCCCGAACACCGGACGTGGAGGCCGCGTTGCGCCTCATCGACGCCATCTCGGACGTGTACGAACTGGCCGTCGATACCGGCCCTCTCGAAGCCTTCGCGGACGAAGTCAGCGAGTACTACACGGAACTCGCGGCCCGCGTCGAGGCGGCCAACGACGCCGACAGACCGGACGACAGAATGTACATGTGA
- the trmB gene encoding HTH-type sugar sensing transcriptional regulator TrmB, with amino-acid sequence MASDDLYLTLERVGERFNLGEYEIDAYLTVLEHGRLTASQIADHTDIPQPRVYDTVRSLSDRGLVELRESRPMKVIAIDPEEAFSDVQSSLSDMITDLEERYTAPTRDTEAVSLVKSRSTILRYLEDVIENAEYEIALSLTPDLLVRFKDDLEDAIDSGVSIELLVTPASEAPDPEAFDYEAVATTARARRGITTPVVAVADGEYSMYATQDALRDDRDRYGVIFNRSALGFLVSGFFGTVLWTTAERTLSADGDGRTFPRRYASIRRCVKEIQGMEGDFYATIKGRDIERGNERVVRGKVVGFSFEGGERVAGMSVETENGVVTVGGQVAALEDIEAHEIRIGTDEPPAYER; translated from the coding sequence ATGGCCTCCGACGACCTCTATCTGACGCTCGAACGAGTCGGAGAACGGTTCAACCTCGGGGAGTACGAGATCGACGCCTATCTGACGGTGCTCGAACACGGACGACTGACTGCGAGTCAAATCGCAGACCATACCGACATCCCGCAACCGCGGGTGTACGATACAGTTCGGAGTTTGAGCGACCGGGGGTTAGTCGAACTTCGTGAGTCCCGACCGATGAAAGTCATCGCAATCGACCCCGAAGAGGCGTTCTCCGACGTACAATCGTCGCTCAGCGACATGATAACCGACCTCGAAGAGCGTTACACCGCGCCGACGCGGGATACGGAAGCCGTCTCCCTCGTCAAATCGCGCTCGACAATCCTCCGCTATCTCGAAGACGTCATCGAGAACGCGGAGTACGAAATCGCGCTGTCGCTCACACCGGACCTTCTCGTCCGGTTCAAAGACGACCTCGAGGATGCGATCGACTCCGGCGTAAGCATCGAACTGCTCGTCACGCCCGCCTCGGAGGCGCCCGACCCCGAGGCGTTCGATTACGAAGCAGTAGCGACGACGGCACGTGCACGACGCGGCATCACGACGCCCGTCGTCGCGGTTGCGGATGGTGAGTATTCGATGTACGCCACGCAGGACGCCCTTCGCGACGATCGCGACCGCTACGGCGTCATTTTCAACCGCTCGGCGCTCGGCTTTCTCGTCTCCGGTTTCTTCGGCACCGTCCTCTGGACGACTGCGGAGCGAACCCTTTCGGCCGACGGCGACGGCAGAACGTTCCCCCGTCGGTACGCCTCCATCCGTCGCTGCGTGAAGGAAATTCAGGGAATGGAGGGCGACTTCTACGCGACCATCAAGGGCCGCGATATCGAGAGAGGCAACGAACGTGTCGTTCGTGGGAAGGTCGTCGGGTTCTCGTTTGAGGGGGGCGAGCGCGTCGCCGGTATGTCGGTCGAAACGGAGAACGGTGTCGTGACGGTTGGTGGGCAGGTCGCTGCACTCGAAGATATCGAGGCTCACGAAATTCGAATCGGTACCGACGAACCCCCAGCCTACGAACGATAG
- a CDS encoding aldo/keto reductase, whose protein sequence is MTEMEYTKLGDTGLEVSRLCLGCMNFGTEQPWMMNDEAKSLELLDEALGMGINFLDTANVYSTGESEEIVGKAIEGRNRDELVIATKVFGKMGDYPNGQGLSRKHILDQAEASLDRLGTEYIDLYQIHRWDDETPIEETLSALDYLVETGRVRYIGASSMAGWQFTKALYESDIRDYERFTCMQPEYNLVDRHEEENVLPVCESEGVGVIPWSPLAGGFLTGKYDRGEELTDGRAAEDAHTEARFTDENWAVLSEVRAIAEEKGVTPAQLSLAWLLHKPVVDSPIIGPRTIDHLEENVESLDVALTNEELERLESPKSPVWSREIADI, encoded by the coding sequence ATGACGGAGATGGAGTACACGAAACTCGGCGATACCGGCCTCGAAGTCTCTCGCCTCTGTCTCGGGTGTATGAACTTCGGAACCGAACAGCCGTGGATGATGAACGACGAGGCAAAGAGCCTCGAACTGCTCGACGAGGCGTTGGGGATGGGTATCAATTTCCTCGACACCGCAAACGTCTATTCGACGGGGGAAAGCGAAGAAATCGTCGGCAAAGCCATCGAGGGTCGAAATCGCGACGAACTCGTCATCGCGACGAAGGTGTTCGGGAAGATGGGCGACTATCCGAACGGACAGGGACTCTCCCGAAAACACATCCTCGACCAGGCGGAGGCCAGTCTCGACCGACTCGGGACGGAGTATATCGACCTCTATCAAATTCATCGCTGGGACGACGAAACCCCGATAGAGGAGACGCTTTCGGCGCTCGATTATCTCGTTGAGACGGGGCGGGTTCGCTACATCGGCGCGAGTTCGATGGCGGGGTGGCAGTTCACGAAGGCCCTTTACGAGAGCGACATCCGCGATTACGAGCGATTTACGTGCATGCAACCGGAGTACAACCTCGTCGATCGCCACGAGGAAGAAAACGTTCTTCCGGTCTGCGAGTCGGAAGGCGTCGGCGTCATCCCGTGGTCACCACTCGCTGGAGGGTTCCTGACGGGCAAGTACGACCGTGGCGAGGAGCTGACCGACGGACGAGCAGCCGAAGACGCCCACACCGAGGCGCGGTTCACCGACGAGAACTGGGCCGTGTTGAGCGAAGTGCGTGCGATCGCCGAAGAAAAGGGCGTGACGCCAGCACAACTCAGCTTGGCATGGCTCCTCCACAAACCGGTGGTCGATTCGCCGATTATCGGCCCGCGAACCATCGATCACTTGGAAGAGAACGTCGAATCGCTCGATGTAGCACTCACGAACGAAGAACTGGAACGTCTCGAATCGCCGAAATCACCGGTTTGGTCGCGTGAAATCGCGGATATCTGA
- a CDS encoding extracellular solute-binding protein, with product MVGVSERDDNRRRDGVSRRKFVKAVGASGAAAGLAGCTSRGSSGNPNVVQWAADDDVRTNKDAIENALHEAGLDEDIKLEVLAGNEQTGARQSQYQRWLSANLSEPDLLLVDSGWAIPFIARRQLLNLSDHLSSEALKKVNNDYFQGSVITGKSTDGDLYAIPLFSDFGTIQYRKDLVKQSGFSPDAENWATEGISWKKFSKVTKKVKQDNDAIDYGFTFQASAYEGLSCCDFNEFISSWGGTYFGSVDNLLGPVGNRPVTLDSKNVLDSVRMIRTFIHGNDAPNTLNDYAGNIAPRAVLSWTEETSRAPFSNGNAVMHRNWPYSININGAPKDEGGFGKDLGVMPIPYGVKKSQAKQGLGGVASALGGWNVAINPNTNKRDKTLQVLEAMTTESFKLKLFEIIGWIPPEPKLLETKRARNIPIMGRYVDSLKVAGQNALPRPVSVVWPQESGKISQSVFAAYAGQQSPQQAMSTLNSQITEIEEYNK from the coding sequence ATGGTGGGTGTTAGCGAGCGTGATGACAATCGTCGGCGAGACGGCGTTTCACGACGGAAGTTCGTGAAAGCCGTCGGCGCGTCCGGTGCTGCTGCTGGCCTCGCTGGCTGTACCAGTCGAGGATCAAGCGGCAACCCTAACGTCGTGCAGTGGGCGGCTGACGACGATGTCAGAACCAACAAAGACGCGATAGAGAACGCACTCCACGAGGCGGGACTGGACGAGGACATCAAACTCGAAGTTCTCGCAGGAAACGAACAGACCGGTGCCAGACAATCGCAGTATCAACGATGGTTGTCGGCAAACCTCTCGGAACCCGACCTCCTTCTGGTCGACAGTGGATGGGCGATTCCGTTCATCGCACGTCGTCAATTGCTCAACCTGAGCGACCATCTGTCGAGTGAGGCACTCAAGAAGGTCAACAACGACTATTTCCAAGGAAGCGTTATCACCGGCAAATCGACCGACGGCGACCTCTATGCGATTCCGCTGTTTTCGGACTTCGGAACGATACAGTATCGCAAGGATTTGGTCAAGCAGTCGGGATTCAGCCCGGATGCGGAAAACTGGGCAACCGAGGGAATCTCGTGGAAGAAGTTTTCGAAGGTAACGAAGAAAGTAAAGCAAGACAACGATGCTATCGATTACGGATTTACGTTCCAGGCGAGCGCCTACGAGGGACTTTCCTGCTGTGACTTCAACGAGTTCATCAGCAGTTGGGGCGGCACGTATTTCGGGAGCGTCGATAACCTCCTCGGACCGGTCGGAAACCGACCGGTGACCCTGGACTCGAAGAACGTCCTCGATTCGGTACGAATGATCCGGACGTTTATCCACGGTAACGATGCCCCGAACACGTTGAACGATTATGCGGGCAATATCGCACCGCGAGCGGTCCTCAGCTGGACGGAAGAAACCTCGCGCGCGCCGTTTAGCAACGGAAACGCGGTCATGCACCGCAACTGGCCCTACTCCATCAACATCAACGGCGCGCCGAAGGATGAGGGTGGGTTCGGGAAGGACCTCGGCGTGATGCCGATACCGTACGGCGTGAAAAAGAGCCAAGCCAAGCAGGGTCTCGGTGGTGTCGCGTCCGCACTCGGTGGGTGGAACGTCGCAATCAATCCGAACACCAACAAGCGGGACAAGACGTTACAAGTCCTCGAAGCGATGACCACGGAAAGTTTCAAACTCAAACTGTTCGAAATCATCGGGTGGATTCCACCGGAACCGAAACTCCTCGAAACCAAACGGGCGAGAAACATTCCGATTATGGGACGATACGTTGACTCCCTGAAAGTCGCAGGGCAGAACGCACTTCCGCGCCCCGTCTCGGTCGTTTGGCCACAGGAATCCGGAAAAATATCACAGAGCGTTTTCGCGGCCTACGCGGGCCAACAGAGCCCACAACAAGCGATGTCAACGTTGAACAGCCAGATCACGGAAATCGAGGAGTACAACAAGTAG
- a CDS encoding carbohydrate ABC transporter permease — protein MSTEQSTETRRSGKSGAYAGAVRWIENLSETQFAYLLLTPALLLLGVIAFWPLISTFEMSLRADSLRGASQVGKFVGLQNYVALLTGKLDTVALPQPFIDFSQPFKSALIVTFIFTIVSVAIETVIGFGQALVLDQDFRGRRWVRVAIIIPWAVPIVIQGMIFYLMFQPGIGFGASLTDMIGLTNTPLSNSSSALGIIVIADIWKTTAFMALLILAGLQSIDRSLYDVAKVAGASKWQQFKMITLPLVLPTVLVALLFRTIAAMRIYGLIETVSGCTTVPSLSCLVVTTFSTRRYGTAAAVAFVTAAIIGIVVSIYIVKFRDSQGAF, from the coding sequence ATGTCAACCGAACAATCGACGGAAACGCGACGAAGCGGGAAGTCCGGGGCGTACGCTGGCGCGGTTCGATGGATCGAAAACCTGAGCGAGACCCAGTTCGCGTATCTACTGTTGACGCCCGCGCTGTTGTTGCTCGGCGTCATTGCCTTCTGGCCGCTCATCAGCACGTTCGAGATGTCCCTCAGAGCCGACAGCCTCCGCGGCGCATCGCAGGTCGGTAAGTTTGTCGGCCTGCAGAACTACGTCGCCCTGCTAACCGGCAAATTGGACACGGTGGCACTGCCACAGCCGTTCATCGATTTCAGTCAACCGTTCAAGAGCGCACTCATCGTGACGTTCATCTTCACGATCGTCAGCGTCGCCATCGAAACGGTCATCGGCTTCGGACAGGCGCTCGTCCTCGACCAGGACTTCCGCGGTCGGCGCTGGGTTCGGGTTGCGATCATCATCCCGTGGGCGGTTCCCATCGTCATTCAGGGGATGATTTTCTACCTGATGTTCCAACCCGGCATCGGATTCGGTGCGAGCCTCACCGATATGATCGGCCTGACGAACACGCCGCTGTCCAACAGCAGTTCCGCGCTCGGCATCATCGTCATCGCCGACATCTGGAAGACGACGGCGTTCATGGCCTTGCTCATCCTCGCGGGTCTTCAGAGCATCGACCGGAGCCTCTACGACGTCGCGAAAGTCGCGGGTGCATCGAAATGGCAACAGTTCAAGATGATCACCCTCCCGCTCGTGCTTCCGACAGTGCTCGTTGCACTGCTGTTTCGCACCATCGCGGCGATGCGAATTTACGGGCTTATCGAAACCGTCTCCGGTTGTACGACGGTTCCGTCGCTGTCCTGTCTGGTCGTCACGACGTTCAGCACGCGGCGATACGGCACCGCAGCGGCAGTCGCGTTCGTTACGGCCGCCATCATCGGCATCGTCGTGTCGATCTACATCGTGAAGTTCCGTGACTCACAGGGGGCGTTCTAA
- a CDS encoding carbohydrate ABC transporter permease — MAQAEQTQAEGQTDTNEGPFRRWVQGSIQNPERTYQAMFYVVTIFFLFTTLFPFYWLLVLALTPREAIINVWFVPKGFNPGVFIEIFEQLPFHIFMFNSFVLALITTAIVLVLASLAGYVFGRLSFPGRGVLMLLILAISYFPPAAFLLPLFRLFTGNVEILGISSPMLYNTPGAMVLPFSALFMPLSIFILTTFYGQIPDGLEDAARIEGTTRLGALFRVIIPLSAPGVATAGVLTFISVYNEFFFSFLMTNGKPENWAPLLWGILGYQGQYAEFYNLMAAASIVGVLPIAILVVIAQEKIVSGLTAGALKE, encoded by the coding sequence ATGGCACAAGCAGAACAAACGCAGGCGGAAGGACAGACGGACACCAACGAGGGACCGTTCCGTCGTTGGGTGCAAGGGTCGATTCAGAACCCCGAGCGAACCTATCAGGCCATGTTCTACGTGGTGACCATCTTCTTCCTGTTCACCACGCTGTTCCCGTTCTACTGGCTCCTCGTACTCGCACTGACGCCGCGGGAGGCGATCATAAACGTCTGGTTCGTGCCGAAAGGGTTCAACCCCGGCGTATTCATCGAGATATTCGAGCAGTTACCGTTCCATATCTTCATGTTCAACAGCTTCGTGCTCGCCCTCATCACCACGGCGATCGTGTTGGTGCTGGCGAGCCTCGCAGGCTACGTCTTCGGGCGATTGTCGTTTCCGGGACGAGGCGTGTTGATGTTGCTCATCCTCGCCATCTCGTACTTCCCACCGGCGGCGTTCCTGCTACCGCTGTTCCGACTATTCACCGGAAACGTGGAGATACTCGGCATCAGTAGTCCGATGCTGTACAACACACCGGGAGCGATGGTGCTCCCGTTCAGCGCGCTGTTCATGCCTCTCTCGATATTCATCCTGACGACGTTCTACGGCCAGATCCCGGACGGGCTCGAGGACGCCGCACGTATCGAGGGAACGACACGACTCGGCGCGCTCTTCCGGGTCATTATACCGCTGTCGGCACCGGGCGTCGCGACGGCAGGGGTGCTGACGTTCATCTCGGTGTACAACGAGTTCTTCTTCTCGTTCCTGATGACGAACGGGAAACCGGAGAACTGGGCACCACTGCTGTGGGGCATCCTCGGCTACCAGGGCCAGTACGCCGAATTCTACAACTTGATGGCTGCAGCGAGCATCGTGGGCGTTCTGCCCATCGCCATCCTCGTCGTCATCGCACAGGAAAAAATCGTCAGCGGACTCACTGCTGGCGCGCTAAAGGAGTGA